In a single window of the Lacerta agilis isolate rLacAgi1 chromosome 15, rLacAgi1.pri, whole genome shotgun sequence genome:
- the BCL7B gene encoding B-cell CLL/lymphoma 7 protein family member B — protein MSGRSVRAETRSRAKDDIKKVMAAIERVRKWEKKWVTVGDTSLRIFKWVPVADSKEKEKSKTCSTPASLEQNGFPAEGAANSSLLLEFQDENSNQSSLSDTYPLKADSSLASSPSPQQSESMSPSHASDFRADDSQPPTLGQEPLEEPALPPSEVADEPPTLTKEEPVPLEAQVPGTEEDSGAPPLKRFCTDQNATCQVASES, from the exons ATGTCGGGTCGCTCGGTGCGGGCCGAGACCCGCAGCAGGGCCAAGGATGACATCAAAAAAGTTATGGCGGCCATCGAGCGCGTCCGCAAATg GGAGAAGAAATGGGTGACGGTGGGAGACACATCCCTGCGGATATTCAAGTGGGTGCCTGTTGCCGACAGCAAAGAG AAAGAGAAGTCCAAAACCTGCAGCACTCCTGCTTCCCTGGAGCAGAACGGCTTCCCAGCTGAAGGGGCAGCTAACTCTTCGCTCCTTCTGGAGTTCCAGG ATGAGAACAGCAACCAGAGCTCCCTCTCGGACACCTACCCACTCAAGGCAGACAGCAGCCTGgcctccagccccagcccccagcagAGTGAgtccatgagccccagccacgCCTCCGACTTCCGGGCTGACGACTCTCAGCCGCCCACGCTGGGGCAGGAGCCCTTGGAAG AGCCTGCCCTTCCGCCCTCTGAAGTAGCCGATGAGCCTCCAACTCTCACGAAGGAAGAGCCGGTGCCACTGGAGGCCCAG GTGCCTGGCACAGAGGAGGATTCCGGCGCACCTCCGCTCAAGCGATTTTGCACAGACCAGAACGCCACGTGCCAGGTGGCCTCCGAGAGCTAG
- the TBL2 gene encoding transducin beta-like protein 2 isoform X2, with the protein MEAAVVPGSAWLAGLSLVLGGLVLWLVLVLLRRRTEEAEPSRKGTVPITIDDQDVNSEAASKTSVLKKQKQLQRIRKEKPQQHTFTHPLLASALKGHSGSITCLDFSSNGKYLASCSDDRTVRIWSTKDFLEREHRSMRANVELDHATLVRFYPDSRAFIAWLANGDTFRLFKMTKKEDGSFTYTALPEDFPKLHRAPIINIGVADTGKYIMAAYSDTTILILDTKGDVLATINTNQMNNTFSAVSPCGRFVASCGFTPDVKVWEVCFSKTGDFREVTRAFELKGHTAGVYSFSFSNDSRRMATVSKDGTWKLWDTDVEYKKQQDPYLLLTGRCQVAEPCRVALSPDARALAISSRTSIFVYNTRNGEQEECFEGVHGEHITDLAFDVSSRFLASCGDRAIRVFHNTTGYRAVVEEMKALLKKATNELTKQRLQQQVKSAQSALDAIYGKGN; encoded by the exons ATGGAGGCGGCGGTTGTGCCGGGTTCGGCGTGGCTGGCGGGGCTGTCGCTGGTCCTCGGCGGCCTCGTTCTCTGGCTAGTGCTGGTCCTGCTGAGGCGGAGGACGGAGGAGGCGGAGCCCAGCCGGAAGGGGACGGTGCCCATCACGATCGACG ATCAGGATGTGAACAGTGAAGCAGCCAGCAAAACATCAGTcctgaagaagcagaagcagcttcaGCGGATCCGCAAAGAGAAGCCCCAGCAACACACTTTCACTCACCCGCTCCTGGCTTCGGCACTCAAA GGCCACAGTGGGAGCATCACCTGCCTGGATTTCAGCAGCAATGGGAAGTACCTGGCGTCCTGTTCTGACGACCGCACCGTCCGTATCTGGAGCACCAAGGACTTCTTGGAGCGGGAGCACCGCAGCATGCGAGCCAACGTAGAGCTGGACCATGCCACTTTGGTCCGCTTCTACCCGGACTCCAG AGCCTTTATTGCGTGGCTGGCCAATGGAGACACCTTCAGGCTGTTCAAAATGACGAAGAAGGAAGACGGCAGCTTCACATACACCGCACTTCCAGAAGACTTCCCAAAGCTGCACAGAGCCCCCATCATCAATATTGGAGTCGCAGACACAG GGAAGTACATCATGGCCGCCTATAGTGACACCACCATTCTCATCTTGGACACGAAGGGGGACGTCCTTGCCACCATCAACACCAACCAGATGAACAACACCTTTTCAGCTGTGTCACCATGTGGAAG GTTCGTTGCATCGTGTGGCTTCACTCCCGACGTGAAGGTATGGGAGGTGTGTTTCAGCAAGACTGGGGACTTCCGGGAGGTGACCAGAGCCTTTGAGCTGAAGGGGCACACTGCTGGCGTgtattccttctctttctccaatGACTCCAGGCG GATGGCAACGGTTTCAAAGGATGGAACATGGAAACTATGGGACACAGATGTCGAATACAAAAAGCAGCAGGACCCGTACCTGCTCCTGACAGGTCGGTGCCAGGTGGCGGAGCCCTGTCGCGTCGCCCTGTCCCCTGATGCCCGAGCCCTGGCCATCTCCAGCAGGACAAGCATCTTTGTTTACAATACCCGGAACGGCGAGCAAGAGGAGTGCTTTGAGGGCGTCCATGGTGAGCACATCACAGACTTGGCCTTCGATGTGAGCAGCCGCTTCCTGGCCTCCTGCGGAGACCGGGCTATCCGCGTCTTCCACAACACGACCGGCTACCGGGCTGTGGTGGAGGAGATGAAGGCCCTGCTGAAAAAGGCCACCAACGAGTTGACAAAGCAGAGACTGCAGCAACAGGTCAAAAGTGCCCAGAGCGCTCTGGATGCCATCTATGGCAAGGGCAACTGA
- the TBL2 gene encoding transducin beta-like protein 2 isoform X1: protein MEAAVVPGSAWLAGLSLVLGGLVLWLVLVLLRRRTEEAEPSRKGTVPITIDDQDVNSEAASKTSVLKKQKQLQRIRKEKPQQHTFTHPLLASALKGHSGSITCLDFSSNGKYLASCSDDRTVRIWSTKDFLEREHRSMRANVELDHATLVRFYPDSSRAFIAWLANGDTFRLFKMTKKEDGSFTYTALPEDFPKLHRAPIINIGVADTGKYIMAAYSDTTILILDTKGDVLATINTNQMNNTFSAVSPCGRFVASCGFTPDVKVWEVCFSKTGDFREVTRAFELKGHTAGVYSFSFSNDSRRMATVSKDGTWKLWDTDVEYKKQQDPYLLLTGRCQVAEPCRVALSPDARALAISSRTSIFVYNTRNGEQEECFEGVHGEHITDLAFDVSSRFLASCGDRAIRVFHNTTGYRAVVEEMKALLKKATNELTKQRLQQQVKSAQSALDAIYGKGN from the exons ATGGAGGCGGCGGTTGTGCCGGGTTCGGCGTGGCTGGCGGGGCTGTCGCTGGTCCTCGGCGGCCTCGTTCTCTGGCTAGTGCTGGTCCTGCTGAGGCGGAGGACGGAGGAGGCGGAGCCCAGCCGGAAGGGGACGGTGCCCATCACGATCGACG ATCAGGATGTGAACAGTGAAGCAGCCAGCAAAACATCAGTcctgaagaagcagaagcagcttcaGCGGATCCGCAAAGAGAAGCCCCAGCAACACACTTTCACTCACCCGCTCCTGGCTTCGGCACTCAAA GGCCACAGTGGGAGCATCACCTGCCTGGATTTCAGCAGCAATGGGAAGTACCTGGCGTCCTGTTCTGACGACCGCACCGTCCGTATCTGGAGCACCAAGGACTTCTTGGAGCGGGAGCACCGCAGCATGCGAGCCAACGTAGAGCTGGACCATGCCACTTTGGTCCGCTTCTACCCGGACTCCAG CAGAGCCTTTATTGCGTGGCTGGCCAATGGAGACACCTTCAGGCTGTTCAAAATGACGAAGAAGGAAGACGGCAGCTTCACATACACCGCACTTCCAGAAGACTTCCCAAAGCTGCACAGAGCCCCCATCATCAATATTGGAGTCGCAGACACAG GGAAGTACATCATGGCCGCCTATAGTGACACCACCATTCTCATCTTGGACACGAAGGGGGACGTCCTTGCCACCATCAACACCAACCAGATGAACAACACCTTTTCAGCTGTGTCACCATGTGGAAG GTTCGTTGCATCGTGTGGCTTCACTCCCGACGTGAAGGTATGGGAGGTGTGTTTCAGCAAGACTGGGGACTTCCGGGAGGTGACCAGAGCCTTTGAGCTGAAGGGGCACACTGCTGGCGTgtattccttctctttctccaatGACTCCAGGCG GATGGCAACGGTTTCAAAGGATGGAACATGGAAACTATGGGACACAGATGTCGAATACAAAAAGCAGCAGGACCCGTACCTGCTCCTGACAGGTCGGTGCCAGGTGGCGGAGCCCTGTCGCGTCGCCCTGTCCCCTGATGCCCGAGCCCTGGCCATCTCCAGCAGGACAAGCATCTTTGTTTACAATACCCGGAACGGCGAGCAAGAGGAGTGCTTTGAGGGCGTCCATGGTGAGCACATCACAGACTTGGCCTTCGATGTGAGCAGCCGCTTCCTGGCCTCCTGCGGAGACCGGGCTATCCGCGTCTTCCACAACACGACCGGCTACCGGGCTGTGGTGGAGGAGATGAAGGCCCTGCTGAAAAAGGCCACCAACGAGTTGACAAAGCAGAGACTGCAGCAACAGGTCAAAAGTGCCCAGAGCGCTCTGGATGCCATCTATGGCAAGGGCAACTGA